The nucleotide sequence GCGCACCTGTGATGGTTCTGACCTCGCCGAGCTTCTCGGCCAGCTCCAGCCAGCCGCGCAGATCGTTGATGTCGTCAAGTGACGCCATGCCACTCACCTCCGTAGTTTCCGGCTCAGTGGTAGAGCGAGTCGATGAAGCCGGACTTCCGCAGCTTGTCGACGTAGCTGTTGTCGATGTATTCGGACGTGTCCTTCGGCATCGTCCCGACCCCTTTCGCCACGGTGGCCGCGAACGCGTCCTTGACCAGGGCGGGATCGACCCTCGGGTCCTTGGCCCAGAGCGGGTTGAAGAAGTCGTACGAATACTCGGCGAGCGCCTTGTCGTTGACTCCGCTGTGTTTCATGATGCTTTTGACCGCGAGATCCTTGTTGTTGTGCAACATGGCCAGACACTCGGTCTCGGACTTCGTGAACGCGCTGACCGCTTTCTGGTTCGCGTCCAGATAGTTGGACTTGACCGTGTAGGCGTTGGCCGCTGCCGGCAGCCCGGTGAAGTCCATGATTTTCTTGAAGCCCTTCTTCCGGGTCTTCGTGCCGGTCGGCGGCTGGGTGACGATCGCGTCCACCGCGCCGTTCTCCAGCGCCGACACCTCGGCGGGGGTCGACTTCAGGAAGATCTTCTGGACGTCGTCGCCCGACCAGCCCTTGCTCTTGACGAGCGAGTCGACGGCCGCGTCCCCCAGCGAGCCCGGTGAACTGAGCCCGATCTTCTTGCCCTTGAGACCTTCACCCGGGGTGACGGACTTCTTCCCCCACATCTCCAGGTAGTAGCGGTTGATCGGCAGAGCCACGTACCGCAGGTCCACCCCCTTGAGATTCATGGCACCGGCGGCGGTCGAGGTGGTGGCGCCCACCCCGATCTGGACGCTGTTGCTCATCAGGGCGGCAACGAGCTGCGAGGAGCTGTTGAGCAGGGTGATCTTGACGTCGAGCCCGTTCTTCTTGAAGACGCCCTGGTCCTCGCAGATGTACAGGTCCGAGTAGGCGGCGCCGATCGCCGTGTAGCCGATCGTCATCTTCATGCTCGTCGGCGGGGTGGCCGCCGACGACGTCACCGCGCAGCCGGTGAGGCTCGCGGCGAGCACGGCGCCCAGCGACAGGCAGAGAGGTGTGGTGATGCGCATGCGGTGCCCCATCAGTCCGTGCCCGACCAGAAGGTGAAACGGCGCTCCAGATAACCGACGCCGCGTGTCAGGACGATGGCCACCACGGCGATGACGGCGATCGACGCCATGGCGTCGTCCATCTCGAAGTTCGAGGTCTGGAGCTGCACTTGATAGCCGAGGCCCGCCGACCCCATGAACAGCTCGGCGACGATCGCGCCGATCAGGGCGCGGCCGACGGCCTGGCGGATGCCGGCGAGTATGTAGGGGAGTGTCGCGGGAAAGGCGACCGAGCGCAGTGTCATCATCCGCGAGGCGCAGAAGACCCGGGAGACCTGTATGTGCGCCTGGTCGAGGTTGCGGGCACCCGCGATCACATTGATGAGCAGTGGGAAGAGCGCGCTCCACACCACGATGACCAGCCGCGCGTTGGAGCCGATGCCGAACCAGAAGATGAGCATCGGCAGGAACACCACATAGGGAACCGAGTACATGATGCTGATGATCGGGTCGGTCAGCCCGTAGAAGATCCTGCTCCGGCCGATCAGCAGCCCGGCCGGTATGCCGACGACGATCGAGATGGCCATGCCGAGGGCCACGATGGAGAGGGTCGACCCGAGCGGATCCCAGAGGGAGCCGGTCCGGACCGCGTCGACCAGCGCGGTGAAGGCGCCCGCCGGTGAGCTGCTGAAGTTCGGATCGACGATCTTCGTCGCTGCGCAGATCTGCCAGGCGCCGAGCACCACGATCATGCCGATGACACCGAGGATGAGATTGAGGTGACGGCCCGCCGGACCCTGCCCGCTCGGCCGCTTCACCATCGGGACGGGGGTGCGGACCCTATCCGACGACAGTTGCGTTGCTGTCATGGTCTTTCGCCCTTCGACCTGGTTGGGTCTGGCTCATCACGAGCCGGAGTATGTAGTCGCTGATCTCCTGGAATTCGGCCGTCCGCTTGATCTGCGCGTCGCGCGGTCGCGGCAGGTCGACCTTGACGACCTCGACCAGATGGGCGGGGCCCGCGGAGAAGACCACGACACGGTCCGCGAGGAACACCGCCTCGGGCACGTCATGGGTCACGAAGACCGCGGTGTTGCCGGTCCGGCCCCCGTCGGACTGCCAGATCCGGGTCAGCTCCTCCTGCATGACCTCGCGGGTCTGCGCGTCGAGGGCCGAGAACGGCTCGTCGAGCAGCAGCAGATCAGGATCGGTGGCGAGCGCGCGGGCCAGATTGACCCGCTGGCTCATGCCGCCGGACAGCTCCCGTGGGTACTTGTCCTCCTTGCCCGCGAGGCCGACCAGCTCCACCAGCTCGGCGACCCTGGCCCGGCCGCTCTCGTCGAGCCGCTTCTGGGCCTTGAGCCCGAACTCGATGTTCGCCACGACGTTTCGCCAGGGGAACAGCGACGACTGCTGGAAGACCAGGGACCTGTCAGGGGCGGCGCCCACTATCTGCTGGTCGTTGAGCTCCAGACGGCCCGAGGTGACCGGGATCAGCCCCGCCAGCGCCGTCAGGAAGGTGGTCTTCCCACAGCCGCTCGGTCCGACGATCGCCACGAACTCGCCCTCGGCGACATCGAACGTCAGCCCGTCGCACGCCAGGGAGAACGCTTCGGAGCGGCGCGACCAGTGGCCGAGCTTGAGGTCTTCTACGACCAGTTTCTGACGCGGATGGTTCACGGATACCTCCTCGATGGGAAGCCGATCACTGCAACCCGTCGCAAAGTGTCGACACTCTGATTCAAGCGCGCGTTCCGGCCGATGTCTAGGGGGTGACGTCCACACGACAGATCTGTTTCAGATGGCGATGGAAGCCCAGTAGGTGAGGGTGAGGGGTCGGATCCGCGAGACTCGGCCCGATTGAGGAGGTCGCGCATGGGATAGATTAAGTGTCGACACTTACCGAGGTGGAGTCGACCAGGAGAGAGCGCCGGGTCGACCACGAAAGGGAGACCGTTGACCGACGATCCAGGATTCGCCCACGTGCGCCAGGTCGACTTCGCGCGCTTCGCCGCGCTCGGCCCCGACGAGCGCCTGTCCCAGAAACTCCTCGACCGCGCCAGCGGGGCAGGCGCGGTCGAGGTGAACTACATACGCACACCGCCGGGCGGCGGCTCGCCCGAGGGCCTGCACACCCATGTCGTCCAGCAGGTGTTCTACGTGCTGGCCGGGACCATGACCGTCGAGGTCGACGGCCGTACGTACGACGCGGGCCCCGGCAGCCTCGTGGTGTTCCCCAAGGGCGTGCCGCACCGCAACTGGAACGCGGGCGACACCGAGACGGTGCACCTGGCGATCAACGCCCCGGCGCCGCAGCTGGACGAGCCCTTCGCAAGGCCCGTCCGCTGACCGTCCGCGCTTCGGGCCGGATCACTCCCGGGTGGCGGTCCCGCACTTCCCGTCGTCAGCGTCCCGCATGCGCTCCTCCATCGACGTGCTCCGGTCGTACGGGTCGACCTCGGGGCCCTCCCCGGCGGCCGGGCGCTCCGCGCGGAACGTGGGCACGAAGTAACCGGTGACGGTGTCACAGCCGCCGTTGGTGGAGTCCACCTTGTAGGAGACGAGCGAGAACGTCCCCGGCTCGGTGATCACCTTCGCCGGATCGTCCCAGCTCATGACGACCTCACGGCGCGCGATGGTGCGTACGACCTCGTCGCTGCCCTGCTCGGCGCGGGTGACCGGATAGACGTACGTGACGTCGGTGGTCACCTCGACCGCGCCGCGCTCTCCCTCCCGGTACGTCATCCGGCCCCGGGTCTTGACGACATCCCCGACGAGCTTGATCTTCGCCTTGGGAAAACGGCTGAACAGCAGCAGCGGATCGTTCTCGCGGGTGGGTGTGACGAACGCGGCCTTCACGTAGTCCCGTACATCGCGCTGACGCGGATTGATCAGCGCGATGGCCTCCGTGGGCCGCTGTCCTGCCAGCACACCCGGATCGAGACTGGACGCGGCGAGGAAGTCCCGGCTCTTTTCGAGCGTCCGCTCCACCTGCTTCTTGGTCATCCAGCCGGTGGCCCGCGCCGCCGGCACGTCGATCCCCGCCGTTCCGTCGGCCCACCGCACCGCCGGTGACCCTCTGAACGGCTCGCGCAGTGTGGGCTGTTGGGCCGCCGCCTGCGTCGCGGGCGGCTGGTCGGGCCGTTCCGACTCCGCCGCGAGCGGTGTGTTTCCGTTTCCGTCGTCGCCGCCGAACCATCCGGTGACCCGGTCAGGTGCCACCGCCACAACGATCAGCGCGACCAGCACCAGCAGCCCGACCACGTACCAGGCCTTGCCCTTGCGGCTCTTGGCCGGCTGGTGGGTCCGCCATCCCTGCGGCTGCCCGGACTGCTCGCGCAGCCGCCGCGTCACCATCCGGGCCCGGGCCGACGGCTCCTCGGGCGCACTCGGCGCCCCCGCCTCGGACTCCCGCAGAAAACGTTCCCACTCCTCGTCCGATATGGACGAGTCACCCTTACCCACCCCGAGATCCCCCTCGTACGCACTCAACCGGCGCTCCCCAGGGCCAGTTGCCGTCCTGCATCATCACATACGGCAACCCTAAGGGTTGAGCACGATCTTGCCGGCGACGGTGCCCGATTCGGCCAGCCGCATGGCGTCCGCGACGCTGGTCAGCGGCAGTTGGGCGGCGATCTGGGCGGTCACGTCACCCCGCTTCAGCGCCGCGAAGACCTGCGTGAGGTCGGCGCGCAGCCGGGCCCTGAACCGGTCCTTGCCCAGCGACCGCCCCGCCCAGATGTTGAAGAAGTAGGCGCGGCGGCGGTTGGGCAGCGCGTTCCACAGCCACACCCGGCCGAGCAGCTTGATCACCGGCCACTGCTTGGAGCCGGTGTCGTCGCGGGTGGAGGCGCTGCCGTACGAGACGAGCGTGCCGTCCGGCGCGAGGAGGCCCCAGGAGTCGACGACGCTCCGGCCGCCGACGTGGTCGAAGACGGCGTCCACACCGCCGGGGGCCAGTTCGCGCACCCGCGCCGCGACATTCCCCGCGCGGTAGTCGACGGGGACGACGCCCCGTTCCCGCAGGGCGTCGTGGTGGCGCTTCGACGCCGTACCGATCACCTTCACACCGGCGGCCTGTGCGAGCTGCACCAGGACCGAGCCGACACCGCCGTTGGCGCCGTGCACCAGGACGGTCTGCCCGGCGCGGACGCAGGCCTTGCGGTGCAGCATCTGCCAGGCGGTGATGCCGTTGACCACCACGGTCTCCGCCTCGGCGGCGCCGATCCCCTCGGGCACCTCCACCACGTCCGCCGCCTCGATCACCACATGGCTGGCCCAGCCGCCTACCTTGACCAGCGCGGCGACCCGGGTGCCGACCAGTCCCGGCTCGACGCCCTGGCCGGCCGTCAGCACCGTACCGACCACGTCGTAGCCGGGCACGAAGGGGAACGGCGGCTGGTCGTAGTACCGGCCGCGGCGCATCTGCTGCTCGGCGAAGGAGACCCCGGTCGCCTCCATCAGGACCACGACCTGGCCGGGGCCCGCGGAGGGGACGGCGCCGCGCCTGATCTGCAGTCCCTCCGGCTCGACCTTGCCGGGCAGGACGACCTCGACGAGTCCTTCGGTGCTCATGGCGACCTCCGCATGCTCTGTGATTCGTTATCGTGCTTCGCGTTAGTTAGAAGCTATAACGAAGGAGAGTGAGAGTCAATAGATCCAGTGATAGCCTCTAACTGGAGCTGGTGGATACGGGAGATGTGGAAGGTGGCAGGCCATGGCGGAGACGGGCACACGGACCCCGCGCGAGCGCTACCGCACGCAGGTGCGTGCGGAGATCAAGGAACGCGCGTGGGAGCAGATGGCCTCGGCCGGGGCGTCGGCGCTCTCCCTCAACGCCATCGCCAAGGGGATGGGCATGAGCGGACCCGCGCTCTACCGGTACTTCGCCGGCCGGGACGAGCTGATGACCGAGCTCATCAGGGACTCGTACCGCAGTCTCGCCGACGCCTTCGGCGCCGCCGCCGCATCGGGGCCCGACGTGGCCGCGCTGGCACACGCCCTGCGCGACTGGGCGCTCGCCGATCCGCAGCGGTACTTCCTCGTCTACGGCACGCCCGTGCCCGGGTATCACGCGCCCGCCGACATCACCGGGATCGCGGCCGAGATCATGGCGGCACTGCTCGACGCCTACACGGCGTCGGCGTCGCCCCCGTCCGTATCCGCGCCCCCGGACGGAGCGCCCACGGAAGCGCCCACCCGAGCGGCGACCACCTTCGACACACACCTCGAAGACCACAGGCAGTGGGCCGAAGGTCACCCCGCCCCGGTCGCCGCGCTGCGCCGGGCGCTGGCGTTCTGGACCCGGCTGCACGGCGTGCTGTCCCTGGAACTCGCGGGGCACTTCGCCGGGATGACCTTCGACCCCGCGCTGCTCTTCGAGGCCGAACTGGAAGGCCTGACCACGGTCACACCGGGTTGACGAGCACCTTCAGCGCCTCGCGGTCGGCCATGGCCCGGTAGCCGTCCGGCACCTCGTCCATGCTCACCGTACGGTCGAAGACCCGGCCCGGCTCGACCGTACCGTCCAGGACGTCGGGCAGCAGCTCCTCGATGTAGGCGCGGGCCGGGGCCACACCGCCGGTGAGGGTGATGTTGCGCAGGAAGACGGGGAAGTCCATCGGGACGTCCCGGTACTGCGGGGCGCCGACGCGGCTGATGGTGCCGCCGGACCGCACCACGCCCAGGGCGGTGTCGATGGCCGGCTTCAGGCCGACGCACTCCAGGACCGTGTGGGTGCCGTCACCATCGGTCAGCTCGCGGACCTTCTCGATGCCCTCGTCGCCACGCTCGGCGACGACATCGGTGGCGCCGAAGTCCTGGCCGAGATCCGTACGGTCCTTGTGCCGGCCCATGAGGATGATCCGCTCGGCGCCCAGCCGTTTGGCCGCCAGCACCGCCGAAAGACCCACGGCGCCGTCGCCGACGACCGTCACCGTCGTACGGGGTCCGACACCTGCGGTCACCGCGCAGTGGTGGCCGGTGGAGAACACGTCCGAGAGCGTCAGCAGCGACGGCAGCAGCGCGGAGTCCTCGCCGACGGGCAGCTTCACCAGCGTGCCCTGCGCCTGCGGTACCCGTACCGCCTCGCCCTGGCCGCCGTCCACGCCGTCGGATCCCCAGCCGCCGCCGTGCCGGCAGGAGGTCTGCAGCCCTTCCTGGCAGAAGTCGCAGGTGTTGTCGGCCCATACGAAGGGCGCCACCACGACGTCGCCGCGCTTCAGCCCCGACACCTCGGCGCCGGTCTCCTCCACCACGCCCAGGAATTCGTGGCCAATCCTGGCGCCCGTGTCGGAGGCTGGCCTGGAACCGTAGGGCCACAGGTCACTGCCGCAGATACAGGAGCGCAGTACGCGCACCACCGCGTCGGTGGGCTGCCGGATCTTGGGGTCGGGCACGTCCTCCACCCGTATGTCGCCTGCGCCGTAAATAAGAGTCGCTCGCATGAATTGCCTTTCGGTCCGCGGGTCGGTCCACCCGCCGACACTCGCCTGCCCCCGTCACGATCAACGGTGGCACGGGGTGGGGGCCAGGGCAACTGCCCTGGCCCCCACCCCGGATTACCGTCGCGCGTCAGGCGCGGTGCTCGCCGTAGTAGCCGCCGACCTGCTCGTGATAGCCCGCGTCACCGGTGTGCTTGTCCTTGTCGAACTCGGGCGCGTTCTTGATCTGGTCCTTGGTCCGGTCGACAAAGACCTTCTTGTCGTCGGTGTCGATGCGGCTGACGGTGCCGGCGGGCAGCAGGACGTGCTTCCCGAAGATCCATACGCCGGTGTCAACCACCAGGTAGGAGGAGCCCACCTCGTCGGAGTGCTTGTCGACCTTGCCGATGCTGCCGTCGGTCGCCTCGACCTTGAAGCCGGTCAGATCGGCGCCGGCGGAGTGGCCGGTCGTCGGCTGGTAACCCCAGATGTTGCTGCTCATAAAGATGGCTCCTCATTTGTTTATGGGCCACGGATAATCGTGCGTCCGTGGCGCGGCGGGTATTTGCTGATGAACCGCGTGCCCGGCGATTCCGGCCCTACACATCACTTCCGGCCGACTTCCGGCCGGCCGAAACCCGTACCGAAAAGAGACAGAAAAAGCAAAAGAAGATTTCGCCGTGTGCCCGGGAATTCCGTGGTCATGCGTCGCGGCGCGTGCTCGTCGCCGGCGCACCGGCGGTGTAGGCCGATCGAGTCGTTCTGCGGGCGCTTCCGCGTTGCGCGGTGGACTGGCGGGGCGTCAGGGCATTCAGTGACCCGGTGTCAGCCAGTATGACAATCGTTCTAACGCGAAAGAGGCCTCGAATGAGAATCCACGTGCGTGCGGACCGCGGTGGCGCGCGGCTCGGGTCGGCCCTTGTCGCCGCGGTGGCCGTGGGCGGCGTGTCCCTGATGGGCGCCGTGCCGGCTTCGGCGGCGCCCGGTGACAGCGGTGTGATCCGGATCCATGCCGCAGGGGTGCCGGCGGCGAACACGAGCGACGCGCCCAAGGTCTGCTCGTTCAACCTCTCGGCGGTCAACTTCCAGACCGTACCGTCCGTCACCTACACGATCTCCCCGCTCCCGAAGGCGGCAGGCAAGCCGACGCTGACGGGCCAGCTCGCGCTGAAGCAGGGCAAGGGCGCGACCCCGGACACCGCGCTGCCCGACGGCACCTACCAGCTCAGCTGGACCTTCCCCGGCGGAGTGCCCAAGCAGAAGACGTTCAAGGTCAACTGCGGCGGGGCCGGCGACGCGAAGCCGCAGGGTCCGGTGAGCGCGGGTGGCGGCGGCGTCCCGCCGATCGGCGGCGCCGGCGGCGGACACTCCACGGCGGGGCCGCTGCTCGCGGCGACCGCCCTGGGTACGGCCGCGCTGTTCGCGGTGCGGTGGGCCCGCCGGCGTATGCCCAGTGCGGCATAACGAGCGCCCTCGTCGTCGCCGTCGCCGGGGCCCCAGCCGCGCGTGCCGCCTGGCCATCACGCTCAGCGTGTGCTCGCTGCTGGTGACCGGAGTCGTGAAGGGGTGCGGCGGCGAGGAGCCCGCCGCCGCACCCCAGCTCGGCAAGGCGCGCGCCGCGGGGGCCGCCGTCACCGCACACGCCCGACCGGTGGTCAACCACGCTCCGCTGCCGCCGTCTGCGCCCAAGAAGGTGGCGGTGCCGGGCATCATGATCGAGGCTCCGGTCATGCGACTGTCCCTCGCCCGGGACGGCCGGCTCGGTACGCCGCCGATGAGCAAGCCGCGCTGGGTCGGCTGGTACGCGGCCGGCCCGTCCCCCGGCGAACGGGGAACAGCCGTCGTCGTGGGGCACCGTGACACCACGACGGGCCCCGCGATCTTCCTCAACCTCAACGCGCTGCACCCCGGTGACCTCGTCAAGGTGCGGCGGGCCGACCACCGTACGGCGGTCTTCACGGTCGACTCCGTGAAGACGTACACGCGGGGGTCGTTCCCGAACCGGCAGGTCTACGGCGACACGGGCCGCGCCGAACTCCGGCTCCTCACCTGCGGCGGCCGGTTCGACCACAAGAAGGGCTACTCCGCGAACGTCGTGGTCTTCGCCCACCTCACCGGCGTCACCACCCCGTGACCGTGGTGTCCACCTCGACCCACGGCGCGTCCACCGCGACCCGGTCGAACGCGTCATGGGTCAGGGCGTGCGGCGGCTGTCGTCGCATCCACCTCACCCGCGGCGCCGTGGGTGGATTCGGCCGTGCGGGTCAGGCGGCTGTGTCTGTCAGATGTCGGCGAGGCGGGGAATGACGGTCCTGCCGATCGTCTCGATGTATTCGACCGGGTCCGGGGTCCCCGGCATCACCTGGACGTGATCGACGCCGAGCCGCGCGTACTGTTCCATCTCTGCGAGGAACCCGTCGGGGTCGGCGAACGGGTCCCCGCCCAGGATGGTCTTCTCGATCTCGGCGATGTCGCGGCCCTCGCGCTCACAGTGCTCGGCCAGCACCCGCAGCTTGTGGGCGACTTCGTCGGGGGTCGTGGCGAACAGGTTGCACGCGTCCCCGTACTTGGCGACCAGACGCAGCGTCTTCTTCTCGCCGCTGCCGCCGATCAGGATCGGCGGGTGCGGCTGCTGCAGCGGGCGCGGGGAGCAGATCGTCTCGGCGAGCTGGTAGTGCCGCCCGTTGTACGGGCCTTCGTCGTCGCTCCACATCTGGCGGACGATCTGCAGCGTCTCCTCCAGCAGTTCGAAGCGCTCGGCGACCGGTGGGAACGTCACACCGTACGCGCGGTGTTCGCGCTCGTACCAGGCCGCCCCGATGCCCAGCATCGCGCGGCCCCCGGACAGTACGTCCAGGGTCGTCACGGTCTTCGCCAGCAGCGCGGGGTTGCGGTACGTCACACCCGTGACCAGCAGGCCGAGCCGTACGCGGCTGGTCCTCGCCGCCAGGAAACCGAGGGAGGTGTACCCCTCCAGCATCGGGTCCTGGGCGGTGGCCAACTGCTCCATCTGGAGCCAGTGGTCCATGAGTGTGACCCAGGCACAGCCCGCGTCGTCGGCGCTCTCGGCGGCCTTGGCCAAGGTTTCGGCGAGCGAGGGCGCGCCCCCCGGCAGGGTGTGGTTGGCGAAATGGATGCCCAGTTTCACGGCGATTCCTCTGTCTGTGGTCGTGACGTGTCTGTAGTCGTGACGCCGGCCCGGTCCTGCGCGGCGTCGTCAGCAAGAGCCTGGCACTTCCGATCAGCCGGCGGGGAAGCTGACACGGGTCAGATCCTCAGAAACTGTCCACATCCGTGTCGCTTCGGCCTCGTCGCGCGCGGGCTTGTAGACGTCCTGCTCGGCGGGTGCGCCGCCGAGGTGCTGGAAGCCGCTCGGCCCGTAGAAGGCGCCGCCGCGCGCCGCCGGGCCGGTCGCCGCGTACAGCGAGGGCAGCGGACCGTCCTCCAGCGGCTGGAAGAGGAACCCGGCCCGGGCGAACGCGCGGATCAGCCTCAGCGGCGGCGCGTCCTTGGTCCTGCCCATGTGCGGCTGCGCGGCCAGCAGATTGCTGGGCGTGATGCCCGGGTGGGCCGCGTTGCTGGTGATGCCCCAGCCGCCAGCCCGGCTGCGCCGCTCCAGCTCCAGGGCGAACATCAGCACCGCGATCTTGGACTGACTGTAGGCGCGGCTGCCGTTGTACGAGTCTTTCCAGGCCAGGTCGTCCCAGTTGATGCCGCCGGTGCGCGCGCCGACGCTCGTCTGGGAGGTCACGCGCGCCGACCCCGCGCGCAGCAGCGGCAGGAGGTGGGCGGTGAGGGCGAAGTGGCCCAGGTGGTTGGTCCCGAACTGCAGCTCGAAGCCGTCCTCGGTCTCCTGACGGGCGGGCGGAGTCATCAAACCGGCGTTGTTGACAAGGATGTTGACGGGCCGGCCCTCGCCGTTGAGCGTCGCGCCGAGCGCGGCGACGGAGGCCAGCGACGCCAGGTCCAGTTCGCGGGTGGACACCTTCGCCGCGGGGTGGTCGGCCTTGATCCGCTCGACGGCCGCCGCGCCCTTGGCCGCGTTACGCACCGGCAGGACGACATCGGCCCCCGCCGCGGCGAGCCGCCCGGCCAGCCCGAGCCCGATCCCGTCGCTGCCGCCGGTCACCACGGCCAGCTTGCCGGACAGCTCGGGCACGGTGAGATCAAGCGTGGAACGGGACATCAGCTGCTCCTTCATGATCACGGCCGGAACAGCCCCTTTACCCGTATGTCCAAGGGAATTACCGGCCCTCACGGACAACACTCGCGCGGTCGCGCACATGGATGAAGGCACAACAGATCCAGGGACCGCCGATCCCCCCTTCGCGCGCGTGCCGGAGGTCAGCCGCCGGCGGGGGCGTACTGCGCGGCCTGCGCGGCGAACATCGCGGCGTACCGCCCCTGGGCTGCGACGAGTTCGTCGTGGCTGCCGTGCTCGGTCAGCCGTCCGTGGTGCAGGACGTAGATACGGTCGGCATGGCGGACGCCGGACATGCGGTGGGTGACGAGGACGACGGCCCGGTGCGGCGCGGTGAGCCTGCGGATACGGTCGAACGCGGCGATCTCGGCCTCCGGGTCGAGGGCGGAGGTCGGCTCGTCCACGATGAGGACGCTGTCGGCCTGTGACGTCGAACTGCGCCAGTGGGTACGGGCCAGGCCCACCTTCTGCCACTCACCGCCGGACAGTTCGCTGGCCCCGCGGAACATCAGCGCCAGCAGGCTCCGCAGGCCGTCGGGCAGTTTCTCGATGACCGGTCCCGCTCCCGCGTAGTCGATGGACGGCTGGAGGTCGCCGGGGGCCGCCTCGTGGGACGGCCGGCCGATGCGGATGTTCAACGCCGCTGTCACGGGCCAGCGTTGGAAGTCCTGGGTGAGCAGGGAGACCCGGTCGAAGACCTCGGAACGGTCCAGCGAGGCCACATCGGCGTCGCCCCACAACACACTTCCGCCCTGCGGGAGCAACAGCCCCGACAGCACCTTCATCAGTGTGCTCTTGCCCGAACCGTTCTCGCCGACCACGGCGGTGACCGAGCCCATCGGCAGGGTGAGCGACACTCCGTCCAGGGCGGGGAAGTCACGGTCCGGGTAGCGGTATGTGACGTCGGCGAGGACGACTTCCCTTACCCGCAGGGGAACGGGATCGCCGCCGCCGGGGATGGTGCGCCGCTTCGCCTCGGCCAGGAAGCGGGAGTGGTCGCGCACGTACAGCGACTCCTCGTGCAGTGTGTTGAGTTGCATCACCAGGGCGCCCAGGCTCGCCGACCCGGAGCGTACGGCGATCACGGCGGTGCCGGCGACGGCCAGGCTCATGTGCCCGCTGACGGTCAGCCAGAACATGGCGCCGTACGTCGCCGCCATGGCCACCCCGGACAGTGCCGCGGCCACCCACTCGGTGACGGCCTTGCTCGCCGCCAGCCGCTCCTGCTCCGCCTCGGCGCTCTCGGCCATGCGCTCGTAACGGCTGAGCAGGAAGCGCCCGACGGCGTGGATGCGCACTTCCTGGGCGGCGGTGCGTTCGGTGAGCAGATTGCCGATGAGCCGGCTGGCCCGGACATGCTCGATCCAGCTCATGGCCGACACGTACCGCTCCTGCGCCACGCGCATCGCACCCCAGCCGCGCGGCGCCGCGATGAGGATCAGCATGGGCAGCAGGAGCGGATGCAGGATGGTCAGGACACCGGCCGTGGAGACCAGCGAGATGGTGCCGTTCAGCGCGGCCACACAGGCCCCGATCATGCGGCTCGCGGATGCGGCGCCGTACTGGGCGACGTCGATCAGCCGGCGGAACTGCGGGTCCTCGATGGCCTCCAGCTCCACCGAGGCCGCTGCGGCCAGGTACTGCGTCGTGGCGATCCGCTCCACGAGAGGTTCCAGCCGTCCTGCCCGCGAGGTGGACCAGCCGGCCAGCGCCGAGTTGACGACGGCGGCCCCGGCGCCGGCGAGCACGCCGGGCAGCAGCGCGTGCAGCCGCTCCACCGTTGTGCCCGCGCCGAGCAGCGCGTGCATGACGGCGTTGACCGCGAGCAGTCCGACGGCGGCCGCCACGCCCTGGCCTATCTCGCTGACGGCGACGGCGAGCAACGCCCGCCGGTCCGCGTGCCACGCGATCCGCAGGGTCGCCCCGACGAGCCTCGGCATCGAGCGCAGAGCGGACAGCAGGGTCAGGTCGAGCGCTGCGTGCTCGTGCTGGGACCAGCCCATGTCGTACCGTAACGGGCCGCCGAACAGCTCCTGTTCGGCGTCGGAGACCTGCGGCTCGGCCATCCGTACGCGTCCGAAGAGTCTTCTCACGGGCTGCCTCCCAGAGCGGATCCGCCGGCGCCTGTCGGCGGTTCGCGAAGAGCCGTCGTCGC is from Streptomyces sp. NBC_00370 and encodes:
- a CDS encoding ABC transporter permease, translated to MTATQLSSDRVRTPVPMVKRPSGQGPAGRHLNLILGVIGMIVVLGAWQICAATKIVDPNFSSSPAGAFTALVDAVRTGSLWDPLGSTLSIVALGMAISIVVGIPAGLLIGRSRIFYGLTDPIISIMYSVPYVVFLPMLIFWFGIGSNARLVIVVWSALFPLLINVIAGARNLDQAHIQVSRVFCASRMMTLRSVAFPATLPYILAGIRQAVGRALIGAIVAELFMGSAGLGYQVQLQTSNFEMDDAMASIAVIAVVAIVLTRGVGYLERRFTFWSGTD
- a CDS encoding ABC transporter substrate-binding protein, which encodes MRITTPLCLSLGAVLAASLTGCAVTSSAATPPTSMKMTIGYTAIGAAYSDLYICEDQGVFKKNGLDVKITLLNSSSQLVAALMSNSVQIGVGATTSTAAGAMNLKGVDLRYVALPINRYYLEMWGKKSVTPGEGLKGKKIGLSSPGSLGDAAVDSLVKSKGWSGDDVQKIFLKSTPAEVSALENGAVDAIVTQPPTGTKTRKKGFKKIMDFTGLPAAANAYTVKSNYLDANQKAVSAFTKSETECLAMLHNNKDLAVKSIMKHSGVNDKALAEYSYDFFNPLWAKDPRVDPALVKDAFAATVAKGVGTMPKDTSEYIDNSYVDKLRKSGFIDSLYH
- a CDS encoding cupin domain-containing protein, with protein sequence MTDDPGFAHVRQVDFARFAALGPDERLSQKLLDRASGAGAVEVNYIRTPPGGGSPEGLHTHVVQQVFYVLAGTMTVEVDGRTYDAGPGSLVVFPKGVPHRNWNAGDTETVHLAINAPAPQLDEPFARPVR
- a CDS encoding ABC transporter ATP-binding protein, whose protein sequence is MNHPRQKLVVEDLKLGHWSRRSEAFSLACDGLTFDVAEGEFVAIVGPSGCGKTTFLTALAGLIPVTSGRLELNDQQIVGAAPDRSLVFQQSSLFPWRNVVANIEFGLKAQKRLDESGRARVAELVELVGLAGKEDKYPRELSGGMSQRVNLARALATDPDLLLLDEPFSALDAQTREVMQEELTRIWQSDGGRTGNTAVFVTHDVPEAVFLADRVVVFSAGPAHLVEVVKVDLPRPRDAQIKRTAEFQEISDYILRLVMSQTQPGRRAKDHDSNATVVG
- a CDS encoding TetR/AcrR family transcriptional regulator: MAETGTRTPRERYRTQVRAEIKERAWEQMASAGASALSLNAIAKGMGMSGPALYRYFAGRDELMTELIRDSYRSLADAFGAAAASGPDVAALAHALRDWALADPQRYFLVYGTPVPGYHAPADITGIAAEIMAALLDAYTASASPPSVSAPPDGAPTEAPTRAATTFDTHLEDHRQWAEGHPAPVAALRRALAFWTRLHGVLSLELAGHFAGMTFDPALLFEAELEGLTTVTPG
- a CDS encoding medium chain dehydrogenase/reductase family protein translates to MSTEGLVEVVLPGKVEPEGLQIRRGAVPSAGPGQVVVLMEATGVSFAEQQMRRGRYYDQPPFPFVPGYDVVGTVLTAGQGVEPGLVGTRVAALVKVGGWASHVVIEAADVVEVPEGIGAAEAETVVVNGITAWQMLHRKACVRAGQTVLVHGANGGVGSVLVQLAQAAGVKVIGTASKRHHDALRERGVVPVDYRAGNVAARVRELAPGGVDAVFDHVGGRSVVDSWGLLAPDGTLVSYGSASTRDDTGSKQWPVIKLLGRVWLWNALPNRRRAYFFNIWAGRSLGKDRFRARLRADLTQVFAALKRGDVTAQIAAQLPLTSVADAMRLAESGTVAGKIVLNP